In Helianthus annuus cultivar XRQ/B chromosome 9, HanXRQr2.0-SUNRISE, whole genome shotgun sequence, the following are encoded in one genomic region:
- the LOC110919975 gene encoding uncharacterized protein LOC110919975: protein MADEIPLFFPPDSSDESSGSSILFSQNLIEEAELQDMGTSNRRRYIERQRELGHETLMADYFVEGPKYNEAIFWHRFRMLKRFFLKIVSDVEANDSWFQEGLDARGKKGFTPLQNVTSAIKQLATGSPLDENDEYLHMAERTSRECLEYFCDTVYKIYTSEFLRRPTSHDMALLYDAHEEKHHLPGMFGNLDCTHFVWRTCPTELRGKYMRGDH, encoded by the coding sequence ATGGCGGATGAAATCCCATTGTTTTTTCCACCCGATAGTAGCGACGAATCATCCGGTAGTAGCATTCTTTTTTCCCAAAATCTCATCGAAGAAGCCGAACTTCAAGACATGGGTACATCTAATCGAAGGAGATATATTGAACGTCAACGTGAGCTTGggcatgagacactcatggcgGATTATTTTGTCGAAGGCCCGAAATACAACGAAGCTATTTTTTGGCATAGGTTCCGTATGTTGAAACGtttttttctaaaaattgtgAGCGACGTGGAAGCGAACGACTCGTGGTTTCAAGAGGGCCTCGATGCGCGAGGTAAGAAGGGCTTTACGCCATTGCAAAACGTTACATCAGCTATTAAACAGCTTGCAACTGGTAGCCCTCTAGACGAGAACGACGAGTACTTGCATATGGCAGAAAGAACTTCCCGCGAGTGCCTAGAATATTTTTGCGATACGGTTTACAAAATATACACTTCGGAGTTCTTACGTAGACCGACAAGCCACGACATGGCACTTTTATACGACGCTCATGAGGAAAAACATCACCTTCCTGGTATGTTCGGAAACCTTGATTGCACCCATTTCGTTTGGCGAACGTGTCCCACAGAGCTTCGAGGCAAGTATATGAGAGGAGATCACTGA
- the LOC110919974 gene encoding leucine-rich repeat extensin-like protein 5 yields the protein MPPHVRGKGKGPMRGGPSSHAGPSHRRTPSASFSSDSHDDWRHSLEPARRSVSLSTLPSYHHSFGLLQPDEPQHSHHSQHSLHSHSFHHSSHHSDSHRSYSQGHFNPDDYINAPTGYNPLGPEGHFLQDMDMDDDPDPQMPPSGTPTHPIDISSGSSFAGSPYRGPDTYKEWFGQWDFVNTPSFHNAPPQPPLEDPHFQAVTPPPLPAEEPPLPPPEPPRWRRNAHMSVRGGPRISSPQASSNYPPIPENPQMGEPLHTVPEIDTTPATFAPPPPPMGYENPIPTYPGPTGYNPFKP from the coding sequence atgCCGCCACATGTCAGGGGTAAAGGAAAAGGTCCCATGAGAGGGGGACCATCCAGTCATGCCGGACCCTCTCATAGACGTACGCCTTCAGCTTCATTCAGCTCCGATTCACATGATGATTGGAGACATTCTCTCGAACCAGCGAGACGATCCGTTTCGCTTAGCACCTTACCTTCCTACCATCACTCCTTCGGGCTGCTACAACCAGACGAGCCCCAACATTCACATCACTCACAGCATTCGCTGCACTCACACTCATTTCACCACTCGTCCCATCATTCTGATTCCCATCGTTCTTACTCACAGGGCCACTTTAACCCTGATGATTATATCAACGCACCAACAGGATATAACCCGTTGGGCCCCGAAGGCCACTTCTTGCAAGATATGGATATGGATGATGATCCGGATCCACAAATGCCACCTTCTGGGACGCCTACGCATCCCATTGATATTTCTAGCGGTTCTTCTTTTGCGGGATCTCCCTACCGAGGTCCCGATACTTATAAAGAATGGTTTGGGCAGTGGGATTTTGTAAACACCCCTTCATTCCACAACGCTCCACCACAACCTCCATTAGAGGACCCGCACTTTCAAGCAGTTACACCACCACCTCTACCAGCGGAGGAACCACCTCTGCCACCTCCTGAACCACCAAGATGGAGGAGAAACGCACACATGTCCGTGAGAGGGGGACCAAGAATTAGTTCTCCTCAGGCTTCTAGCAACTACCCTCCGATTCCAGAAAATCCACAAATGGGTGAACCTTTACATACTGTGCCGGAGATCGATACCACACCGGCCACCTttgcaccaccgccacctccaaTGGGTTATGAAAACCCAATACCTACCTACCCAGGTCCGACTGGGTATAACCCGTTTAAGCCATAA